Proteins from one Leptonema illini DSM 21528 genomic window:
- the mazG gene encoding nucleoside triphosphate pyrophosphohydrolase translates to MQNAADPFHRLKEITAILREPDGCEWDRAQDFHSMKEGLLEEASEVVAAVESGDPENLKEELGDLAFLVLFYCRLAEEKGLFRAAEVYEAVSDKLVFRHPHVFGDLQTSDQKEILKNWEKLKEREQRARGEEPRFGEKTGHLPALIRADKIQSKASRKGFDWKRGDLASIFSVLRSEIDELEAELGATYEATDSPLSDMRRDRIEDELGDLLFSVVNLGRHLAVSSERSLHRSTEKFIERFRRLEEAASTEEVNPFGIENEAERLGALERLYQKVKSDRGH, encoded by the coding sequence TTGCAAAACGCAGCCGATCCATTCCATCGTCTGAAAGAGATTACGGCCATCCTGCGCGAACCGGATGGCTGTGAGTGGGATCGCGCCCAGGATTTCCACTCCATGAAAGAAGGCCTGCTTGAAGAGGCCAGCGAGGTCGTCGCTGCCGTCGAGTCGGGCGATCCTGAGAATCTAAAAGAAGAGCTGGGCGATCTTGCCTTCCTCGTCCTCTTCTATTGTAGACTGGCCGAAGAGAAGGGGCTTTTCCGGGCCGCCGAAGTCTATGAGGCCGTCTCTGATAAGCTTGTCTTTCGCCATCCGCATGTATTCGGCGATCTACAAACATCTGATCAGAAAGAGATACTGAAAAACTGGGAGAAGCTCAAAGAACGCGAGCAGCGCGCCAGAGGCGAAGAGCCGCGCTTCGGCGAGAAGACCGGGCATCTGCCTGCGTTGATCCGTGCCGATAAGATTCAGAGCAAAGCTTCGCGGAAGGGCTTCGACTGGAAGCGAGGCGACCTTGCATCGATATTTTCCGTATTGCGCTCTGAGATCGACGAGCTTGAGGCCGAGCTTGGCGCTACTTATGAGGCGACCGATTCCCCGTTAAGCGACATGCGCCGGGACCGTATTGAAGACGAACTCGGCGATCTGCTTTTCTCCGTTGTGAATCTCGGCCGTCATCTTGCCGTTTCCTCAGAGCGATCGCTTCACCGATCGACCGAGAAATTCATCGAGCGATTCCGGCGTCTGGAAGAGGCCGCATCCACCGAAGAGGTTAACCCATTTGGTATCGAGAACGAAGCGGAGCGCCTGGGCGCTCTCGAACGACTCTATCAGAAGGTGAAGTCGGATCGTGGGCATTGA
- the nadB gene encoding L-aspartate oxidase, whose protein sequence is MAELSCDFLILGSGVTGLYTAYQLADLGSVVLVTKADLVESNTAYAQGGIASVLAATDSFESHIRDTLDAGAGLCDPEAVRVLVTEGPDHIRRLIELGARFETGPGGELDLHREGGHSHNRIVHSGDLTGKEVELVLADAVRSKNVKILEHHSAVELITRYHLEGGNPGAEEPACFGAYVYNRKTWEIFVIRARATILATGGAGHVYLHNTNPEVATGDGVALGYKAGAVVSNMEFYQFHPTCLYDPGRRSFLITEAMRGFGGRLLSYEMRPFMHEYDERKELAPRDIVARAIDAEMKKSGSPHVWLDVSDHPAEELMHKFPNIYATCLSRGIDISKQPIPVVPAAHYMCGGIETDLFGRTRLKGLYAAGEVASTGVHGGNRLASNSLLEGLVFGSRIAADLKANPIRDDREKIRPWNKEGLDNPEEWILVQHNYGEIRHIMWNYVGIVRSNLRLDRALRRMNLLCDEIMDFYRRTVIQNKILELRNLAVVAKLIILSARHRHESRGLHFTTDYPENRTPSRQNTSIVRTPDDEFKFLS, encoded by the coding sequence ATGGCTGAGCTGAGTTGCGATTTCCTGATCCTCGGAAGCGGCGTAACGGGGCTGTATACGGCCTATCAGCTTGCCGACCTTGGATCGGTCGTTCTCGTAACGAAGGCCGATCTCGTCGAATCGAATACGGCCTATGCGCAGGGCGGCATCGCTTCTGTGCTGGCCGCCACCGATTCGTTTGAGAGTCATATTCGCGATACGCTTGATGCCGGGGCCGGGCTCTGCGACCCCGAAGCGGTCAGGGTGCTTGTTACGGAGGGGCCCGATCATATTCGCCGACTCATCGAGCTGGGCGCTCGTTTTGAAACAGGGCCCGGCGGAGAGCTGGATCTGCACCGCGAAGGCGGTCATTCGCATAATCGCATCGTTCATTCCGGCGATCTTACAGGGAAAGAGGTTGAGCTGGTTCTCGCCGACGCCGTGCGCAGCAAGAACGTGAAGATCCTCGAACACCACTCCGCCGTGGAACTGATCACGCGTTATCATCTTGAAGGCGGTAATCCGGGCGCAGAAGAGCCGGCCTGCTTCGGCGCCTACGTGTATAACCGCAAAACATGGGAGATCTTCGTAATCAGGGCCAGGGCGACCATTCTGGCTACCGGCGGAGCAGGGCACGTCTATTTGCACAACACGAATCCCGAGGTGGCTACGGGAGACGGTGTCGCTCTCGGCTACAAGGCCGGCGCCGTCGTTTCTAACATGGAGTTCTATCAGTTTCATCCGACCTGTCTCTATGATCCCGGACGGCGTTCTTTCCTGATCACCGAGGCGATGCGCGGTTTCGGCGGCAGGCTTCTCAGCTATGAGATGCGTCCATTCATGCATGAATACGACGAACGCAAAGAGCTCGCCCCCCGAGACATCGTCGCAAGAGCGATCGACGCCGAGATGAAGAAAAGCGGCTCGCCTCACGTATGGCTTGATGTCAGCGATCATCCGGCCGAAGAGCTGATGCATAAATTCCCGAACATCTATGCTACATGTCTCAGTCGCGGCATCGATATCTCAAAGCAGCCCATTCCCGTCGTACCGGCCGCTCATTATATGTGCGGAGGCATTGAAACCGATCTTTTCGGCCGCACCCGCCTGAAGGGCCTGTACGCCGCGGGCGAGGTCGCCTCGACCGGTGTGCACGGCGGGAACCGTCTGGCCTCAAACAGTCTGCTTGAAGGCCTTGTATTCGGCAGTCGCATCGCCGCCGATCTGAAGGCGAATCCGATTCGCGACGACAGAGAAAAGATCCGACCCTGGAATAAAGAGGGCCTGGATAACCCTGAAGAGTGGATTCTGGTTCAGCATAACTACGGCGAGATCCGGCATATTATGTGGAACTATGTCGGCATCGTGCGCTCCAATCTGCGTCTAGATCGCGCCCTGAGACGCATGAATCTGCTCTGTGATGAGATTATGGATTTCTATCGTAGAACGGTCATTCAGAACAAAATCCTTGAACTGCGCAATCTTGCCGTCGTGGCAAAGCTGATCATTCTTTCGGCGCGTCATCGCCATGAAAGCCGCGGTCTTCACTTCACGACCGACTATCCCGAAAACCGGACGCCTTCGCGTCAGAATACGTCGATCGTACGCACGCCAGACGACGAATTCAAGTTCCTGAGTTGA
- a CDS encoding hybrid sensor histidine kinase/response regulator, producing MLIQSEKPAASREPVSLQRSQSKPRLFIIGGDAASRSLTERLGRETGFHCFQAADGQQALHLINRHGTADCYVLDSSLPDIGHDLIKQIQEADTHPVIIIQTAESHPEEIVATMKLNVFDYLIKPLNPDQLKTTLISGWQHRSDLLARKRLEQQSSTKLRTHLQWLTYKEQNKAEHAHSYERNLIHNLMTSMNQGAGFGSILTMIDLLRLKSRKSDENQFIVPADLLSRLFQMSDVSRNLLNGLESIIEVIERQFNLMPTQLLAVQEHFNHLYRGLSEKITIRQEVKFHSNPESVSLEVDLNSVGLALEEMLINALKYTPDSGRIDCYTHQANGYAVLSVMNHVAEAGRIPRDFERLVIEPFIRLHPPVEGMEQVERFGLGLGLSVVNHIANKHGGMFLIQEVRDHMDGASRQRILAELFLPLADK from the coding sequence ATGTTGATTCAATCCGAAAAACCTGCCGCTTCAAGAGAGCCTGTATCTCTTCAGCGGAGTCAGAGCAAGCCGAGGCTTTTTATTATCGGCGGGGATGCGGCAAGTCGCTCTCTAACCGAGCGGTTGGGCAGAGAAACCGGATTTCATTGCTTTCAAGCCGCCGACGGCCAGCAGGCCCTGCATCTCATAAACCGACATGGAACGGCTGATTGTTATGTTCTGGATTCAAGTCTTCCCGACATCGGCCACGATCTCATCAAGCAGATCCAGGAGGCCGACACGCATCCCGTCATCATCATTCAGACTGCCGAATCGCACCCGGAGGAAATCGTTGCGACGATGAAGCTTAACGTCTTCGATTACCTTATCAAACCGCTCAATCCCGATCAACTGAAAACCACGCTCATTAGCGGCTGGCAACATAGAAGCGATTTGCTTGCTCGCAAACGACTCGAACAGCAATCCTCGACGAAGCTGCGAACGCACTTACAATGGTTAACCTACAAAGAACAGAACAAGGCGGAACATGCCCATTCCTATGAAAGAAATCTGATCCATAATCTGATGACTTCGATGAATCAGGGGGCGGGATTCGGCAGCATTCTGACGATGATCGATTTACTGCGCCTGAAATCACGCAAATCCGATGAAAACCAGTTTATCGTCCCGGCCGACCTTCTCAGCCGGCTTTTCCAGATGAGCGACGTGTCGAGAAACCTTCTTAATGGACTCGAATCCATCATTGAAGTCATAGAGCGTCAGTTCAATCTGATGCCGACACAGCTACTGGCCGTGCAAGAGCATTTTAATCACCTGTATAGAGGGCTTTCAGAGAAGATAACGATCAGGCAGGAGGTGAAGTTCCATAGCAATCCCGAATCGGTCTCTCTGGAGGTGGATCTAAACAGCGTGGGACTCGCCCTTGAGGAAATGTTGATCAACGCGTTAAAATATACTCCCGATAGCGGGCGAATCGATTGCTACACCCATCAGGCAAACGGTTATGCCGTTCTATCAGTCATGAATCATGTCGCCGAAGCCGGCAGAATTCCGCGAGACTTTGAGCGCCTTGTCATCGAGCCCTTCATCAGGCTGCATCCGCCCGTTGAAGGCATGGAACAGGTAGAACGCTTCGGCCTTGGGCTCGGGCTTTCCGTCGTTAACCATATAGCGAACAAGCATGGCGGGATGTTTTTGATTCAGGAAGTACGCGATCATATGGACGGCGCCTCGCGCCAGAGAATCCTTGCCGAACTCTTTCTGCCGCTTGCGGATAAATAA